The nucleotide sequence GCTTGCGCCTTAGTGAAGTGCAGGCACTGGTAGGGGGTCGGGTGGGAGCCTGACGTAGGTGGAGATTGccaaagctgcagaggggcctggtgagaggaggaggacaaggaggcagcaggcaggggccaTGGCTCCCTGCATTCGCACcatgccgccgctgctgctgcagtgagggCTGGGGGCTGAGCGGTCGGTGCTTATGTCTGGCGCGTCACCGCAGGGCTCTGACCTCACGGACCCGCTGTGGCTTCTCGGCTGGGCCAACAATGAGGACGGCTCTCGGGGTGCTTGTGGACAGCAGCTGGAGCACAGCCAGGGGAGCTgcccccccggggaggggagcacGTCACATCGGGCAGCTCTGCCCAAGGGCTGGGACACAGTCCCCCCCAGCGCTGAGCCCGCAGCTCTGCCCTGTTTTCCGGGCACTGTCACAGGGGCAGCAGGGAGTTCAATCCCCCAGAACAGCAGGAAACCACAGCCGAGTGGTGCTGTTACCAACAGCTCACGAGGCTAAAGAGTGAGTGATTTCAGTCTCGAGGCAAGTGCAAGATCCCCTCCTGTGGGCACCTTCCAGGCTGGAGCCCAGTTTGGCGCCTGGGGGACCCCAGGGCTAACGAGTCACTTCCATTTTATGGCAAAGATGAAGCCtttacttttccatttcttcttcctgtggAGTTTATGATGCAATACATAACTTTTCGTAAATTTATTTCACACAGGAAATTGAAAAGCTGATTAAAGCACTAACAGCTGCTGCTACAGACACCAAGGTAATGATTGACACAGTTAGAATAAGTTTGCTGAAGGGCATATGGTACCAAATGGCTGAACTGCAATCCAAGTTACACCACGACTATTCTACAAAGCTGGAGAAACTGCAGGTAATCGCAAATGAGGTCAAAGCTTCTGGAGAGATTTATCAGCAAATGGAAACCCTCCTGGAACAGCATGAAAACTCTGTACAATTTCTGCAGGAGGACAAAAAATTCAATGAAAAGATAGAAAAAGTGTTGGAAATAAAAGCCTCATATCAGGATCCACCAAAGCATAAAATTTCAATGCAACAGTATTTTGAAGAGCTCATCAGAGGAATTAATTTCAAGGATTATCTCTCTACTGCCTGCGAGGAGATGCTTCCAAGTACCACTGACATACCTGAGACACATCAATCAGAATgtcttggctttgttttttcaaGTGAGAGTCCTGATCACCACTTCTGTAAAGAAGCACTGCAACAATTTGAGAAGCCAAATGACATCAAGCAAGATAATCATGAAAATCAGCCCTCCCCCCACTGCAGCACTAACACAAACACTAGCATTagtgaaaatttaatttattctgtcaGCAAATCTGTAAAAGCTAAAGCACTCTCCTGACATTTAGCTTTACTTTCCCAGTCATATATGCTGCCTATGTATTCCATCAAACAACTGAAAGTCACTTTGAAAGGTAAACAGAATGAGAGGCATTTAGTATATATGTTCTGTTGCGTGCTTTATTGTACCACCACAAATTAGAAACTGTTGGGAAGCTGGCACTAAAAGAGTAGCCTAGGATGGACTAACACAGACTAACCAGGGTGGATTTGGAGATGTTGGGGAAAAGGAGCCTGTGTACAGTGTGTGCTGTGAATCCTTCCTATGACCCTGATAGCTTCAAGTTTATTCTCTATGACAAATGTAATCCACATCCTAAGTACTAAATTTGAGCCTTAAACCACGGCCACACACACTTAATTCCATATAAACCTATGTAATAAGGTGAGATTAATAACTTAAGGGAGTTACAAAATAATTTAGATTTAGTTTAAAATGATAAATGCTAGGCTACAACACTTCATGTATTTGGTAATCTGCCTGGTAAGTTTTCCAGAACAGTCAACAACATATTCACACTAGTGCACCTTTTGAATTTTTGACAGGTACAGAGCCTACCTACCACTTTTTTCCTTACATCATTTCTCTACATTGCTTTGCTAGTTCAtacaaaagcatttctgcttttcagggTAATGTCTGCTCAATTTCTGCACATTTTAACTTTGGAAAACTTAAAAAGTTATcagcttggttttcttttggttctCCTGGTAGTATCACAACTACGTTTTTGGAAATCTAACAAACACAGGACATGTCAAATAGTACACCTGGTACTGTGAGAGAAGAGATCCATAGGATTCTGCAGGATTATTACATTCCATGTGTAGAAggctttccttttaaaataccgTTTCAGATCAGGCCTGGGGGGGTAGTGGTCTGTGGAATGATTGCTACAGGTCACTTATTGATAcgtccccctcttaagggaaggtaaacctccagggtggaatgcggtggatatagacaaaatctgttccataataattccgtaagcaacataacctgcaaccttagatgttcgcaagaccaggggagcttggtatgctgactctgagaaacaacacagagggtggagtGGAGACactgcggccaggctctgtgatatcactgcagggatgggcaactggaactactggaacaagaatggaaggtccctccattgaatccactgaagcaaggaggtgaaataatgggggttctgtcaacgctattgtcttacttctgaggTGTATcttaagtgcccagttctggagtagtgacacactaaatcatgttctctgggtgaactttgctgattataataccaaaacacacctccatcccaaaagctacccacctccaaggtgggaccacccctcactgagcatgtgctctcAATATTCTCTAGTatgtacctttaaaagcaaagtgagagaactttataccaatcaaagtaaaggtatatatgactagagtcactcaagctccacctaaaaaataagaaaatataaaagggcttaagagaggaggaatgtcaggaaagacaccatcatagacaagtcgggaggacattgctgacttctgggatcaggctgaacctctcttcccccccatagggacacctACTGGGTAAGATTCAAATCCTCAGTcataccgagtgcttccctgggaaacttagaaatctctgtaagagtttttccataatttagcgtgcttgtagttgactgtattattatttgcacgtgctttgcagccagtgtatttatcactggcaatccaaaagaacctgtactattgctttaataaactgtgctgctcattaatctagttgTGATAGTTCGTTAACACAACCAAACTCCCCAACTCTGGTAATTCTAGTCCATTGAACACGGCTAAGCCAAGAGCACAGTACGCTATTAGCGCATCCGTCATCATgatagttcaacatattgaaCGCAACTGGACTTATAGCATTGGGTTAGACATCACTCAAATTAAatctagctgcccccagcccctctgacatctgaggataagctggaacgcaagggggtttattttctgccaaacttctttactcTTCAACGCAACAGTGGTCAAAGCCCTGACGCTGAAGTCTTATAGGATCAACCCCGCATGCCCCCTACTCAATTCCAAGCATCCTCATGCAAACACAGACATTGCTAATGATGGTAACAGACGAGACTGGGGCCAAAAGCTGTTATTTCCCCATAGCTCCTTGGTACCCCACGTGAAAGTGGGATGACAGGCATACCGGTGGGATGCAAAAATCAATTCTAAAAAGAGTGGATATTGCACCCCCAACTTGTTTTGcacaaaaccaaccccaaacctgCTGTCCTAACTACTCTCAAGATGATTTTGAAAGAACATGCACCAGCAACTCTGTTCTCAACCTGTCTTTTTGCACATGCTTAACGCAATAAGTGGGAGACACAGTCCTCATACCAAATTCCATTTGATGCTTTTAGTCTGGTTTCCAAGGTATGTGTATGTGTCCATCCTTTTTCCCGTCATTCCTTTTGAACCCACCAACCACTTTCAAGCCAATTTAACTAAGTGCAGAGAGAGTAAATTACCACAAGCTTCATGATGGTTTTCTGTTAGCAGTCCTTGTGAAAAGAGGGTGCAACATCagttcaaactttttttttttgacattacAGGATTCACATGGGAATGGTGGAGAAATGTGAATGCCCTAATTGTGAGAAAAGCTTCAGCTGTCACTTGTACATTACTAGGTAACAGAAAATccagaagcaaacagaaacagGAATCTAGGTTTCACCAGTTCCAGTGCTATGTGACCATGCACTTCCATATTCACCAGGCTGAGACACTCCCTCCAGTCCCAATGTTGCCAGGTCTTTTCACCCTTTTTTCATCTTTACTATTTTGACCATCTTCTGATTTTGTATAATTTGTAAAGGCACACGTACTGACATTTTCACAGTTACACAGAAAGAATAGAACTGCGACCAACCACAAATTTTATCACCCTTATCTCTTGCTTCTCACTTAGAACCTGCCAAGGTGCTGCCCTAAGATGCTGTTCAGGTGCTGTTTAATTGTAACAAATGTGTTCAGGAGATAACCTGAGCTTCAGGTGGCTAAGGTTACAGCTTGTAATCGCTGCTGCAGTCAAGCAATGCTTAGCAAATCAAATGCTCAGAGTAACTTCACTGTCATTCCTGATCTTTTACACTCAGTGCAACCAAAGCTCAAGTACAGTACGAGGAAATCCACAGCAGCCAGTGGCAACGTACCACCTGTTTACTGCATCTACCAGTTTGGGTCAGAACTCAGGCTTTCTACATCACCCCTTTTTCAAAGAACTTCACTTGACAGATTTATCATAACAAGTGGTTTATACATCTGAATTATATTCTTCTGTACTCATACCAAGTGCATTTGCCCGCAGTGTTTTTCAGCGTTTTCTACACTGTGATCCAGTCTTAGATGAGGAAAAGTATTTACTCTCCAATTCCTGTCTGTCCTAAAGAAACAGAGAGTAAGGTGAGCAGAACTATTTGCACTGTTTTGCAAAACCAAAGACTCTTCCTAGGTTGTTACATTTCAAGACACAGTCTCAATGTCGCTagatctgcttttaaaataattagtgCTATTGAAAATGGCCTGCTAATCCACAGCTATGTGCATTCCAGCAAAACAGATGGGCTGgcatttctcattaaaatacaaGACTTAAGTTAGGCAAAAAGTGATAAAACAATtcactttccaaagaaaaatttgtgaCGTCAACAGCTGTCTGGTGCCTGATTGGACATAACGTGGAATTGTTCTCTTCTCTAAGCCAAAACCAATGTCACTTCCCAATCGTGGGTATAATGAACAATGGCCACCAATGAATCAGCGTGCATCTGGCAAAGCGCAGGCCCAAAAGAACATGGTCACTCAGTAAGTATTTcctgctttgaaaagaaatgtgtcATCTATAGTATGCTTCAATTTTGAAAAAAGCTTCTGTATCCCTCCTCATTTATCGGATAGCTGGGATTGACTTCCTGATTACAGCATTCTACTCCTCCAGCCAATCCAGCCCTCCAGCAGTCTTCACTATAAACAGCACACCCTATAAATTACTAAAAATGTGTACCTGAATTTCCATAGACCTCTTACAACCTTTCCAAATGGGAGtcctgaaaaataacatttaataacTACTACTACTTCTGGCAAATTCTGTCTGTGTGCTAGCATGAATTATTACAGTGCCTAAATAAAACACAACGGTAAGATGGTATTTCACTGCTGAATGTGTTACTTGGACAGTCATCTTTCCGGGTAGTCATACCCCATCTTGTGACCTACAGCGGGAGTGCAGGAGCTACCACAGCACTTCTCTTGGTAGTACCCGGCAGACACCTGACAACAGTTTCTCACCCTAAGACAGGCTGTAGCTTCTGTATTCATCACAAAATGAGTCAAACTTCACCTAAAAGTAAAGATTAAAAAGTAAGTTAGCAGCCAGCCGAATGTATTTGACAAAGTTTTACCTACACAAGGAGGAAAACTGCATTTGGGTTCCCCTTTTAGCTGTTGAGGCATCATGATTTAGTTTGTTTGTCTGCCTTACCCAGACAGGCATCGGGTCGCTGTTTAATCTGTTCGTTGCTCTCATTGCCGAGAACAAGGCTCCACGTCCCCCTCTCGCATTTGCGATACAAATCGGCGCCTGTGAAGTAAGACACGACACCACACACTGAAGAACTTCATCAAACTCTATAAACTTTGATGAAATTGTTAAGAACTCACAACGCTTCCATTATTTCTAAAACTTCTCCAAAGACCACGACAGAAAAGCTTACTCACAAAGAAAGACTGACAACAATGCTCTGTGCATTCCCACATTTTTTTAAGGTCTCTCTATCCCAGTGAACTTGTGAAAATTAAGAGACACAGAAAACGGATCTGTGTTTGAAGTTTGGTTTTGAACACAGCATTTCCCTCCCTGAGCTTGTATTAGTCCCGATGACTCGGATATTGCAGACACACTGACAAGCTGAAGGACCACCTCTCCTCCTCAGAAAGACTTTGATGGGCCTTTAGAGGCGCCGTGCACGCCcaacacatgaaaaaaacccaaaccccaaacacccaaacAATCAGGAATAGAACCAGAAAAGGTACTCTGATCAGGTAACAACACACTGACATAAGACTTCCAAGTCAGATTGCTTCTGAAGTAGAACAGGATAAACCccaaaggcagagagaaaagtaCAGACAAGCTTTGCCAAAAATACACAATTCACAATAGAGCATTGACAGCGAGCTAGAGGTTTATCTCGCCCAACTGCAAAGTAACTTGAAAAGAGGAAACATTTACAGGGCTGagggctgggggtggggtgggcagctGGTAGAAAAGCaactcctcttcttcttcttcccagcAAGGAACAGGACAAACTCCTTCCTTCAAGAGCTCACTGGGCTTGCAGGGAAggatgaaggaagagaaaatgcttcTCTGGTTGCTCCCCAAGTAAACCAGATTCTCATCGGCCAGAGAATGCTATCAGCAAAGCAATTAAAACTCCAGTTGTGTTGCTCATTCAACCCTCTACTTCAATAGACTACAAAAAGTCTCCTGCAATGCTGAGAGGCTAACGAGAGCTCCAGAGAGAAACCGCATGTACATAAAGCCTACTGATCTGCAACCGTTACTCCTTACCCCCTTCAGGAGAGCTTGCTGAAGACAGTGCCACTGCCCACGCTGGTTACCCTATTCTGGCTGCCGCTGGCATCTGTGACTTGCCCGGTGTCCTACTACTTGGCACCACGCAACAGTCTGGATGGCTGCTGTTTGGAAGGAGGTTTGCGTTACCCCTAGCCTCAGATCTTCTGACCAACTTCCAGTCTAAGCAGCTTGTGAGAAACAACACGGCAGCGGCCAGGAGGGCAACAGCCACGGGCCAGAGGGGGTCCAAAGCCCCTAAGGCAGGTAAGGGTGCTAACGAGAACCAGGGCTAGTGGCCGTCCTGGAAAGCCGAGCCACCGCTGGCCCCAAGACTACCAACCAACGCCCGAGCGAGCGCGGGCTGGAGGACAAGCACGGCGGCCTGCCAACGCACGGCCAGCCGGGCCGGCCCCTTCTGAGGAGCAGAGGCCACGCCGCGGGCCTTTGGGCACCTGCTGCACCGGCGCGGAGAGGCCGCGCCTCGCTCAGCCCCGCCGACCACGGCCGCAGCGCTGCCGCCGGGGGCGCCATTTCAagcctgccgcccccccccccagacgccTGAAATAAATGGCGGAGGGGGCGGAGACCTTCGTCCCATCATCCAATCCGAAGAGAGAGCCCCAGGTGAAGGCGGTGCACTCAGCCCCAAACCCAATGGGCGTGAGCGGCGGCGGATGACAGACGGGTGCCCCCCTCCGCCCGGGGGCCAatggggcgggcggcgcggggcgcgtCGCGCCGTCCCGTGGTGCCGCGGGGCGAGCGGCGGCAGGAGCGGCGGCGACTGCATCCGGGTCCCGGCGCGGCTCCGGGTCACCCTGCGGCAGGTaacggggcggcggcggcgggcgcggcccccGCGGGGCGCAGCCATGGCCCGCGGGGCAGAGCGGCGAGCTCGGGGTAGCCCGCGGGAAACGGCTGGCGGGGCCCGGGGTGCAGGGGTCggggcgggagcggagcggggcggcgcggcgggtgGGGCGGACGGGCCCTCTCCTCTCCGttcttcttctcttctgtcttctcCTCCCCTCGGGCCAGCGTGGGGGCCTCGGCCCGGCCCCTCCGctcggcgccgccgccccgcggggtGGGGGCTGTccccggcgggcggagcggccCGGGCCGCGGGCGGAGGCGGTGGCtgcggccgcccggccccggcgagaggcgggggggcggccgccgctgccgggcgggGCCTCCCCGGCGCCGCTGGGGTCTGCGTTTATTGTCGTTATTCTTCTCATTgaggccttcccccccccccccccccgtcctcccccccccctctcctccAGACTAACTTGAAGGCCCGGAAGTGCCGCCCCCGGGCGCTCCTGAGTGGTGGGTTGGCCCCGCCGCGCGCCGGGGATAGGCTGCGGATTCCGTCAGCGCCTGGGTACGTCACTTCCGCTATCAAGTGTGTGGGCCGGGGAGACCTTGGCCGCGGGGGGAGCCGcgtccgtgtccgtccccccccggggccgcggggggagcctggggggggCCGTGGCCGGGGGTCGCCCGCCGtgcccttccccagggctgcccGCGCCTCGGGCACCGAGGAGCCCTGCCCTGCGGCGGGGAGCGGTGGCCGGAGGAACTTGTGGCGGGGCAGGCAGgtaggggcggcgggcagggccgcaGGCAGCTGCGGGCAGGCGGGGAGGGCGTTAGAGACCGGGTGGGCAGGCAGAACGCGGTACGGCGTAAGAAGAGTGAAGTTCAAAACCGAGGAGGCGGACGCTGAAGAAAATACCTCGTGAAATGCACCTGCTTTGGCAACTAAGCACGCTGTCAGCAGGCTGGGGGGTAAGGGGTGGGATCGCACGAAGCGCTTGCCGGTATACGCTGTACTGATCGAAACTAAACGCTTGGGTTATGTTTCAGTATTGTCGTTAGCAGAGTGTGGAATCCGTCCCTGACAAGCGATAATGTGCTTATGGAGACTTTCTTCTGGCCCAGCGCAGTCAGTTTTGGAGAAGGACGTTATTCTATCACATCCTAGTTTTATGACGTATTTCTTGCAGGAGTGGAAACTCAACCTGATGTTCAAGGTTATGATAATCCTCGTTGATAGATTTGCTGTTTCTACTTTGCCTGTGCTCCTCTTTAATGGTGCTACTTTGCGCAGGCAGTTTTCTGACTGTAGTGCAAGCCTTCGCGGGCACGGAAGAATTGCTTCCGTTCAACACGTACGTAGAAACCGTACCGAGCAATGCTTGGGCATAACAACGGGTCAGATTTAATCCCTGCCAGAATTTTCAAGGAAACGAATCTGTGCCTTCCAAAGCAGTAACATCTCTCTAACTTAACTAAACAGCATTTAAGGGTCCGGGCATCCTCTTCCTAATTCTTCAGGCGGGTGAGCATCCCCAGCTGCCGGGGGGTTCACCAAAACAGTTATTGACTGGTGTGGCTCCTGTTGTCAAATGTGACGCGTTCTGTTCACAGCAATGGTCGGGTGTTAAATGGCCTGAACTTACCCCAGGAGCTGTTCACGGTGGTGGCTGAAACTTGCTGCAGTCTTTCCAGCGTAGTCAACATGCGATGGTAGATTTAAtaggggtttgttgtttttttgtccCTGTAATAGCCAGCTTTGTGAAGAGGGACTTACTAAGTAGCTGTCCTGtggtatttttaatgtaaaagtgtT is from Harpia harpyja isolate bHarHar1 chromosome Z, bHarHar1 primary haplotype, whole genome shotgun sequence and encodes:
- the LOC128136947 gene encoding uncharacterized protein LOC128136947 isoform X2, whose amino-acid sequence is MTDGCPPPPGGQWGGRRGARRAVPWCRGASGGRSGGDCIRVPARLRVTLRQTNLKARKCRPRALLSGGLAPPRAGDRLRIPSAPGIVVSRVWNPSLTSDNVLMETFFWPSAVSFGEGRYSITS
- the LOC128136947 gene encoding uncharacterized protein LOC128136947 isoform X3 codes for the protein MTDGCPPPPGGQWGGRRGARRAVPWCRGASGGRSGGDCIRVPARLRVTLRQTNLKARKCRPRALLSGGLAPPRAGDRLRIPSAPGSGNST
- the LOC128136947 gene encoding cuticle collagen 19-like isoform X1, with translation MTDGCPPPPGGQWGGRRGARRAVPWCRGASGGRSGGDCIRVPARLRVTLRQTNLKARKCRPRALLSGGLAPPRAGDRLRIPSAPGYVTSAIKCVGRGDLGRGGSRVRVRPPPGPRGEPGGGRGRGSPAVPFPRAARASGTEEPCPAAGSGGRRNLWRGRQVGAAGRAAGSCGQAGRALETGWAGRTRYGVRRVKFKTEEADAEENTS